From Motacilla alba alba isolate MOTALB_02 chromosome 20, Motacilla_alba_V1.0_pri, whole genome shotgun sequence, the proteins below share one genomic window:
- the FKBP1A gene encoding peptidyl-prolyl cis-trans isomerase FKBP1A — protein MAVSAAAAHTRPLLRRAAGAAGASGTGTGMGVHVETIAPGDGRTFPKRGQTCVVHYTGMLEDGKKFDSSRDRNKPFKFVMGKQEVIRGWEEGVAQMSVGQRAKMTISPDYAYGSTGHPGIIPPNATLIFDVELMKLE, from the exons ATGGCGGTGAGCGCCGCGGCTGCGCACACGCGGCCCCTCCTCCGTCGggctgcgggcgctgcgggTGCgagcggcaccggcaccggcatgGGCGTGCATGTGGAGACCATCGCCCCCGGCGACG GGCGGACGTTCCCCAAGCGCGGCCAGACCTGCGTGGTGCACTACACGG gTATGCTGGAGGATGGGAAGAAGTTCGATTCCTCCCGCGACAGGAACAAGCCATTCAAGTTTGTGATGGGCAAGCAGGAGGTGATCCGTGGCTGGGAGGAAGGAGTCGCTCAG aTGAGCGTTGGTCAGCGGGCAAAGATGACCATCTCCCCAGATTACGCCTACGGCTCCACTGGCCACCCGGGGATCATCCCGCCAAACGCCACTCTAATTTTTGACGTGGAGCTCATGAAATTGGAATGA